The Plasmodium gaboni strain SY75 chromosome Unknown, whole genome shotgun sequence genome segment tattattattattatttatattatttatattattattattatttatattatttatattatttatattattatttatattattattatttatattatgtttatttaaataaaaatttgaggtattattaattattgatgatatattttttttttcttctcctatataattactttttttaaaataattatcttttgtttttattttcatatgtAAAGAATTCATATCTtcatttgtttttcttttattattattattatatgaaagaacattatttttatctatatatatattttttgaattatatatataaatatcattttctttttttttttcattattttgtattgttttattttccacttgttttatattttcctcctctttattatatgtatcattataatttttattaaccatatcttcatttattttaagaatagctaatttttcttttttttttttttcatccatatgattaatattattattattttgtgtTATGCTATTTATTgtgttatttttttttttttgtatttgtttatttttgaTCAAGATGTTGTTATGACTTGCtgattttatttcattatttgtatgatgaaaaaaattatttatttttttttttttttcattcaataataaaaaagaggatatattactttttgAAGTAGTTTcttgttttatttttggATTTACTGTACTActttttattgttttattttttatttcgTATTTGTTATTGCGTGATATTTGCACGCTCgttcttttattattattattactattattatgagtatgattatttatattactaATGTAGGctttaatattatcttcatttttattttcatttatatcttcatttatatcttcatttatatcttcatttatatcttcatttatatcttcatttatatcttcctttttatt includes the following:
- a CDS encoding hypothetical protein (conserved Plasmodium protein, unknown function) codes for the protein SYENVFSSEINKKEDINGNKKEDINEDINEDINEDINEDINEDINENKNEDNIKAYISNINNHTHNNSNNNNKRTSVQISRNNKYEIKNKTIKSSTVNPKIKQETTSKSNISSFLLLNEKKKKINNFFHHTNNEIKSASHNNILIKNKQIQKKKNNTINSITQNNNNINHMDEKKKKEKLAILKINEDMVNKNYNDTYNKEEENIKQVENKTIQNNEKKKENDIYIYNSKNIYIDKNNVLSYNNNNKRKTNEDMNSLHMKIKTKDNYFKKSNYIGEEKKNISSIINNTSNFYLNKHNINNNNINNNINNINNINNNNNINNINNNNN